The Belonocnema kinseyi isolate 2016_QV_RU_SX_M_011 chromosome 2, B_treatae_v1, whole genome shotgun sequence nucleotide sequence TGTCCGTTTGCTCCCgccatgaaaattcaaatacaagaatGTGCGGCACAGTAtggggtgatttaaaaaaaaacgagattcaaaattacattgtaaATGCAATAATGCACTGACTTCagatttttgtttgagaaattttaaaattctcaaactaAATTGTTCAGAAAATGGTTTAggtgagtttttttaaattttttatttcaatgcaaGCAGCGATGAAAGTGTTCAATTTTGGAACTTTGTTTTTTTATCTCCTAGATTCTtatgaacaaattgtattaatttaaattgtattaataaacaatcgaaattggggaatatttttctcaaaatatatttttcttctgcAATTGCTCGCCTCCATCGTCAGGAATGTCAGGATGGATGGTGAATGCAAACTGCAGACAGAATGTGAATAATTGCCCTCTAAACAAATGTGGATCGTCAACCtttatacacagaaaaaaaaaatttattctactcTTGTTGTAATTATATTACCAATAATGTTTTCTGCCAAAATTTAAACATCTGTTATTATCCGTTCattgtataaatatattattaaacaaattcccattttaggagattatataaacaaaaataaattgatttttttaccttGCTAAAAGTATATTGCGAATTATTTATTCGGAAAAACTTCGTTATTACTTTATTGTATAAGATATGGTGTAAGTACATGCACATTGTAGACGCTTGTAAAAGAAAAGACGTCGATTTACTTCTGAACTTGCTCAGTTTATATGTATTTCTAATGAAGTCTTTATACacgaaaaaaatcgtattttcttgtAATAGTTATGAAGTTATATTGATCATGattgttttaccaaaaatgttgacttttttggCTATTTCGTCATTgcgtaaacaaattatataaaaaaatgagtatTTAGTTTTGTAACGTTGCGTACAAAAAAAAGCAATTCTCATATTATTTGTGTTGAGATAATAAAACAATAGaggttttcttgtatttttttaagcaccttgtttttcattaattattgacgaggtaatttaaaacaaaattaaaataaatgattcttaaaaatatcaatataccGTTATTGCATTTACATttccatttatatttttcgaaagtcatctattaaattaataacaaataatgtcACCGTATATAAAATTTAGCAATTTGCAAGCAGACCGAAATTATTCGAAAAGAGTTCGCGtaaaaaaacaacacaaaaatcaacatttttgtctAGAGAGTCATGTATAATAATTTgtctacaaaataaacaaatatttatcaacgGTAACATTTTGTCAGAAAACATAATTATTGATATAATTACAAGGAAGTTAGAAGGAAGAACGTTTTGTTCCTGCCCATACATTACTGCGAtgtaaatttgttaatatatatatatatatttttaacactttgtttatagaattaatcattaataataagtCTTCAATTTTAATCGCCATATATCATCCTAACGATGAAGGCAAGCTGTTTCACTGTTTGCATcaatatacaaattaaataagcAAAGTAATAAAACATCGTTTGCaccattttctggaaactttagTCCTTAATGTTGCtttcaaaaatctatataatctaataatctacaattattttaattgaaaatttaactactcaattaaaaatagatattttctgCAAATATTTTGCCTATTTTAGTAGTACGtgaatctttttagtaaaaatgaaactttttggttgacaattaatctcaTTCGGTAGCGGatacaactgctttgttaaaaattggtatgttttatttcaaatccatAGCGCtttattcaaaatagaaatcttttttggttgaagtaacaattgttattggtattgaaaatttaacttttatttcataaacaattcgtccttttcctggaaaattcaagaattgtttaaaaaaattaacgtcttTGTAGAAAGCTCATCTTGTAtggtataataaaattatatagtatGTAGTTATATAgcataataaaattgtatagtaTAATACATAGTATAATACATTCTGGATAGCATTTAATACCCCAAACTGTCGGATGCAGGTACGTGTTTCGACTAAAGTACCATTTCTACCTAGAATATACCCTGGAGCCGAGCAGGTAACACGAATTCGATTATTACGCAGCCCTGGTGTAGAGTTGTCAACACGAATATCTGAAACGCACCGCGCCGGTACACTGTTGTCAAATCGAACACTCGAATCTGCTTCGGTGCATGCCGGGGTGCTCTTGGAGTACAACAGGGCAGGATAACCGGATACGCTATTAATGATACATCGGTTTTTATGggaaaaaaaccttaaaaatcaagGTTTTTGCGTTTAGCTCAGccaatacataaaatttttcaaaatatttggagaaAATTAGTGATGAAAATACAAGAAGATGACTTTCTTGGAATCTGAAATGATTTGCGGCCAGTTCTTGTGTCATAAAGCAGGCAAGTACCGTCATACTAATACCGTTGCGGAAAATacgtggtttgagaggtgccACATTTCCGCAGCGGCCTGTATGCTAATTTCATACTCTTGACAATACTTTCGAAGAGGAAGGTCGCATTGGAGGTGTCGGTGAAATAGACGAAATAGATGAGTGCAAAATCGGCCGTCGAAAATACGAGAGAGGGCATGTAGTGGAAGGATCATGAATCCTCGGAATGATCCACTGAGGACATCCCTACAGCTATCGGTTGGAAATCTGTCCCGAAAATAAGAGATCAGGCTACtttaatagaattaataaaaaaaacacgtAGCGGAAGAGACGGAGATCCACACCAATTGTTCGAAGGTTTATATTAACCTCGAAGATCGCGGTTTCGtccacaaaactgtgaatcattccgCAGAGTTCGTGAATCGCGATACCGGAGCGCACACTAAGAATGTCGAGTTCtcttggcggtggatgcgacGATTGCTCTCACGAGAAGGAATGCACAATAGCAATCTCGCAGGCTATCTCTGCGAATTTCTGTGGCGACGACGGCTCGAGAAAATAGGTGCTGATCCGTTTAAGAAACTAATCGCGAATATTAAAGTCTGTTAGCCTGGCCACTGAATATAAACagcattcttaattaaaataaattaaaatatattatatgataataaaatcataataatacaaaataaataaggtaatgcagaaaattacaaaatatggaAATACGATGAAAAAAGAATATCGAGTGTACAGGTAGGTATTTGACCAATATTAcatctgtaaccagtcacaggggtgccttccggCCCCATAAAACCTAGAAAAGGGGTGTGGGATTAACCAAAACTTTTTCTGTAgccaatcacaggggtgccttgaCCGCCCACCCCCCACATGGGACCTGAAAGCGGGGTAGGTATTCGAATATTATTTCTCTGACTAGTCACAGGGGtatgtcccggaagttagatccgcaaacttattttttctaaataatttaagttgtgctaaattgtgctAGACTTGTGTTCATTTGTGCCGtatatagttttttgaaaaatcaaaaattacgggcACAGTTTTtgagaaacgttttttttttgctagatccgcaacttcttactagagtaaaaagaaaggttgtgctaggcggctcgaagtatacacaattttgtgtaagaaaacaaatttacaaaaaactaaccgttcaaaaaaaaaaactaaaaaccaaaaaattttattattttttaaaatttcgaaaaactaaaacttgtgctagtttgtgctcgataaatgcagtccttattccctctaacaaaattacgcgagatcacTAGTTTTCatacgaaaactcaaaatgtaaaattcaaaaaaaatacaagatccaaaaataactaaatttctgaaaaataaaacttgtgctaagttgtgctcgataaatgcagtctttattccctccaACAAAATTACGTGAAATCAACAGTTCTCTTACGAAACCTCAAAATGTAAACTAAAAAACACgaaatgtccaaaaatagtcatatttcgaaaaaattaaacttgtgctGAGCTGGTCTCGACAAATGCTGTTTTTATTCTTCCggacaaaattacgtgagatccaCAGTTCTCTtacgaaaactcaaaatgtaaactcaaaaaacatgaaatgtccaaaaacagtcaaattttgaaaaaaaaaaacttgtgctGAACTGTTCTCGACAAATGctgtctttattccctctaacaaaattacgtgagacaaacagttctcatacgaaaacccaaaatgtaaactcaaaaaacaCGATCTGTCCAAAGATAGTcacatttcgaaaaaatgaaacttgtgcTAAGTTCTGCTCGACAAAtacagtctttattccctctaacaaaattacgtgagatcaacagttctcacaCGAAAACTCAAACTGTAAACTCAAAAAACACgaaatgtccaaaaatagtcacattacgaaaaaatgaaacttgtgctgagttgttcTCGACAAATGCTGTCTTTATTCCCCCTAACAAAATTACGTTAGATCAACAGTTCTCGTgcgaaaactcaaaatgtaaaactcaGAATCATACAAGATCAAAGAataactaaatttcgaaaaaataaaacttgtactAAGTTGTGCTCGAAAAAtacagtctttattccctctataaaattacgtgagatcaacatTTCTCATACGAAAACCCAAAATGTTAACTCAAAACACACGAAATATCCAAAACttgtcaaatttggaaaaaatgaaacatcTGCTGAGTTGTTCTCGAGAAATGCTGTCTTTATTCTCTgtaacaaaattacgcgagatcaatAGTTCTCTTACGAAAACTCAAAACGTAAACTCAAGTTTTCacatgagaactgttgatctcacgtaattttgttataGGGGATAaggactgcatttgtcgagcacaactcagcacaagtttcattttttcgaaatttgactttttttgtgttttttgaggttagcttttgagttttcatatgcgaactgttgatctcacgtaactttgttagagggaataaagactgcatttgtcgagcacaactcagcaaaggtttcattttttcgaaatttgactttttttacattttgtgttTTTTGAGTTTAGCTTTTGAGTTTTCATATAAGAACTGTTGATCTCTCGTAATTTTGTtggagggaataaagactgcatttgtccaGCACAAATCAgcacaagtttcattttttcgaaatttgaatactGTTTTACATTTTGTGTTTTTGGAGTTTAGcttttgagttttcatatgagaaCTGTCGATCTCacataattttgttagagggaataaagactgtaTTTGTCCAGCACAAATCAGCACAAGtttcatttttccgaaatttgactattttttttcattttgtgttttttgagtttagcttttgagttttcatatgagaaCTATTGATCTCTCGTAATTTTGTtggagggaataaagactgcatttgtcccGCACAAATCagcacaagtttaattttttcgaaatttgaatactGTTTTACATTTNNNNNNNNNNNNNNNNNNNNNNNNNNNNNNNNNNNNNNNNNNNNNNNNNNNNNNNNNNNNNNNNNNNNNNNNNNNNNNNNNNNNNNNNNNNNNNNNNNNNaagtttcattttttcgaaatttgaatactGTTTTACATTTTGTGTTTTTGGAGTTTAGcttttgagttttcatatgagaactgttgatctcacgtaattttgttataGGGAATAAGGACTGCATTTGTccagcacaactcagcacaagtttcattttttcgaaatttgacttttttttgtgttttttgaggttagctTTTGAGTTTTCATATGCGAAATGTTGATCTCACGTAACTTTGTTatagggaataaagactgcatttgtcgagcacaactcagcacaagtttcatttttccgaaatttgactatttttttacattttgtgttCTTCGTATTTATCTTTTGAGTGTacatatgagaactgttgatctcacgtaaCTTTGTTAGaaggaataaagactgcatttgtccaGCACAAATCAgcacaagtttcattttttcgaaatttgaatactGTTTTACATTTTGTGTTTTTGGAGTTTAGcttttgagttttcatatgagaaCTGTCGATCTCacataattttgttagagggaataaagactgcatttgtccaGCACAAATCAGCACAAGtttcatttttccgaaatttgactatttttttacattttgtgttttttgagtttagcttttgagttttaatatgagaactatTGATCTCTCGTAGTTTTGTtcgagggaataaagactgcatttgtccagcataactcagcacaagttttattttttcgaaatttgaatactGTTTTACATTTCGTGTTTTTTGAGTTTAGCTTTTTGacataattttgttagagggaataaagactccatttgtcgagcacaactcagcacaagtttcattttttcgaaattttacttttttttgtgttttttgaggttagctTTTGAGTTTTCATATAAGAACTGTTGATCTCTCGTAATTTTGTtggagggaataaagactgcatttgtcccGCACAAATCagcacaagtttaattttttcgaaatttgaatactGTTTTACATTTTGTGTTTTTGGAGTTTAGcttttgagttttcatatgagaaCTGTCGATCTCacataattttgttagagggaataaagactgcatttgtccaGCACAAATCAGCACAAGtttcatttttccgaaatttgcctatttttttacattttgtgttttttgtttagCTTTTGGGTTTTCATATGAGAACTATTGATCTCTCGTAATTTTGTTGGAGGGAATAAAGACTACATTTGTCCAGCACAACCCAGCACCAGTTTCATTTtccgaaatttgactttttttatattttgttttttgaatttagcTTTTGGGTTTTCATATGAGAACTATTGATCTCTCGTAATTTTGTTGGAGGGAATAAAGACTACATTTGTCTAGCACAACCCAGCACCAGTTTCATTTtccgaaatttgattttttttatattttccttttcctaaatttagattttgagttttcatatggGAACTGTttatctcacgtaattttgttagagggaataaagactgcatttgtcgagcacaactcagcacaagtttcatttttccgaaatttgactattgttttacattttgtgttttttgagtttagcttttgagttttcatatgagaactgttgatctcacataatttttttaaagggaagaaagactgcatttgtccagcacaactcagcacaagatTCATCTttccaaaatttgactttttttacattttgtgttttttgaatttagcttttgagttttcatatgagaactattcatctcacgtaattttgttagagggaataaagactgcatttgtccaGCACAACTCAGCACCAGTTTCATCTTtccgaaatttgactatttttggacatttAAAGGGTAAAACGGTAAAATATAAAGTATAAGTCTTCAAggtttaaatcaaataaactaAAAGTTCTTAAATGTTGATATgaataatagtttttctatttttaattacttgaatgattctaatgtattattacattataataaaaatacacaagaaattataaacattatactttttaatatttagtatattGTATTAATGGTTAAGATAGTTTAAATATTATCAGTATGAAAGCTATTAAGTTTACTGTACACttagtcatatatttatttaaaaattgaattaaaatatggAGATATGAATCAAATATTGAGTAAAGATATCGATGTATAGATCCGAACTCTCGAGCAGGGCACGACTCAATCCGTTCAAACggagtaaaaagtttttttctccgTCGCAACAAATGAGGTTGAACGTTAGCAGCAAGCAATTAAACGTGGAAAAAGGGATTTTGTTATTAAACCTGGACATTTAGTGTGTTGATATCACTTTTTAAAGTAtcagataatttggaaaaaggaagttttagctcATGATTGAACGGTTATGGCCGTAAatattacgatttgtttacaccgatgtcctttaacctaaaataaccgAATGGCTCTGACGCTTTCGTGTATacattgatttataaattttgagaTATTCTTGTTGTGGCCGAACTTTTAGATTAGTTTGATAATGTGTAAAAtgatagttttaatattttcagaagttttaaaaatattttaagagccttcctatctttaagaaaaatgtaaaagtaacattattAACAGTTTTTCATTATCGCTGAGTTTCTATATTTATGAACGAttgcattaatttattaataaatgcaattattaaactatattacaatattaaaataatgtttttttttgtatggtCATAATGATaaaagaaacctaaattaaaactagTGGGTTTAccatctcaatttccaaactgaCCATTGTTCGAAGGCTGAGTTTTTTATTAGACGTTTCAGaatcctttgtcaaaaaatcgccCTTTATTAAATGACCGGGTTTTTTTCAGCAGCCTTCGAACAATGCTCGtggcagtttggaaattgagacttcgaaacccctggttttaatttaagtttatcataccattatgactgcaaaaaaattattatgttataaatttaatttactttaatacatgaatttattaagaaattaatgtAATTGAACATAAGTGTTGAAACTCAGCGATAATTCAACACTGccattaatgttatttttaatttttcttaaagatagtaagggtctaaaaatatttttgaattttcagaaactaTTGAAACTATAATTTCACACACTGTCACAATAATCTAAAAGTTCAGTAAgaagaagaatatattaaaatacgaaAATCAATGTTGTCATGAAATCGAGAGACCCACTGATTATTTTGGGTTAAAGGACATCAGTGTAATAAAATCGTAATACTTACCGCAATAACCGATCCATCAGGAgataaaacttcctttttccaaatgATCTGACCAGTCAAAAAGTTATCTTCGCACACTACGTGTCCAGGATTAACAATGATATCCTTTTTGCCACGCTTAATTGCTTGTTGAAAactttcaaactcatttttaggaatgcagaaaaaaactttttttactccgCTTGAGCAGATTGAGTCGTACCCTAATTTACAGTTTGGAGCTATACATGGATGTACACCTATTTTGATTACATATTTATCcgtaaatgaataaaatacaCCAAAAAGACTATACAGTTATgacatttcacaagtttttacatgcaaaataataaCAGTCAACGGGCAGACCGGGCGTCGCAGCGGTAGCGCCAATGTTTCAAGACTAGccgctcttcacaaaactgactcgcgcctctaatgcaaaagcgaaaatcgtgtcacagtaaaagtccaattttttcttGCGCGTCCAAAATCAAGCCAGTCGCTCGGTTTTTGCCAGTCAAGAGAGAATGACGCAACATTGCTTCCCACCTCGCCTCACTCTGGCTGGCCAAAACCGAGCGACTGGACgcgcaagaaaaaattgaacttttacagCGAGTTTTAATCgtatcctaatgattttttttttaattggggtaGAATTGGAAAATAATTGTAATGGCATATATGAAGATAGCTTCAACATTCAAGTTTAGCGAAACATCATGTATTCATAATTAAGTtgacattttccactaaattactTCTGCTGAGGATTTTCCATTATGCTAAAGTTCTGCCATTACATACAGCTTCCCTAGTTAAGGTCTGAAGAATTTCGGGAAAAAAGCTGGGCGCGCGAACCGTATAATGTNNNNNNNNNNNNNNNNNNNNNNNNNNNNNNACGGGACTTTTCATTCGCTTCTGCCAAGGGATTTCCAAACGACTAAACTTCTGCTATTGTTTCGCCGCTCTTAGTTAAAACCtgaagaatgttttaaaacaaaattgacgGGGCCacctgattgatttttttttgcaaattttatttcgtGGAAAACCGGCTGGCATTTTAATATACGCAAAAATTGCAGACTGGCAGAGTAGCCATTTAATGAtgtattaatgtttttcttacaaCTTTCGAGCTTTGATCTTGGGCACCAAATCGAGGCTGTTTTATGTAGCTAGATCTCCGACTAATATTGGCTTACTATAGATAAACGCAactaggagtttcatttttttttcatggtttcaccatGAAGATGACCTAGTAGCCAAATTTCACAatgaaattcgtaatcagcgcatcaaagtaCATAAGTATGCGGAGTTTAAGTAAAATCGaagaattcagctattcggaactgcaTCCCTTTATTTATTTGACATAGATATTTAACTTATAAATAGCATTTTAGGATTTAGGTTATAGTAGCACGATGATTGCCTTTTAAACGTACACATGCGACCATCACCCATGCGAGCGACATGTTGCTAATTTGAGGGTGCATATACGTTTCACTCATCGACATGTAGAAATGAACCGATACGGTTGTGACGAGAACAAAAATGGGTTCTAGAGAGagaacaaaaatgtgaaaaacctGCAAAATATCCTGTTTCAGTTAGTTTATAAAAAGAACTTGGTAATCttaaattcttcttaaaattgaattaaaaatgctaCAGAAATAATCCTCGTGTGAGATCATAACTAATATAAAAAGtagcagaaatttgaaaaaatagtcccatacaatttttcaattattaaaattatgtgaAGTCTGAAATCAATAAGTGtggaagaaaaaattaacttaatttttaacaaaaatttccggttttctaaccttatattttaaaaatattaaaataaacttcaatgtttatttaaaatgttactatttagtCAACAAATGATCAAAATTTTGTGTAATTATTCCAATCTGTTCCCGTTGCTTCACTTAAATGCGAATTAAACTAGTAGAGCTCAATAAGAAAGTCAACCTATTTTTGATTATGAAAGTTCATTATAtgcgattgaaaattctactttaaaatttttattttactattcatTTTTGCGTGCAATTGCAAAATAGGGACGTCACCTTTTTTTTGGCATtaaactattagaatttttaattaaccgatAAATGAAGGTATTTTACtagtcagaaatttaaaattattgttacatttgttactacgatatcttaaatatgggtatgtaacgatatcggaatgatcatatttaactggCCGtgtaggtgcttttaaacatccgAACGGCCAGAAGGACCCATTTgaaaggtcacaaaaataacgttgtcaaaaccctacccttttccaatgtttcgtgggggcgggaaggtacCCCTATGatcagtaaaaataataatgttagtCAAATCCCTAACCATTTCCAaattctcgttaaatatgataaTTCTAATATATCGCgatagacccatatttgagacatcatagtatcaaaagtaacaataatttgaaacttttgccTCATAAAATCGCTTCAttaatcgttcaattaaagattctaatagtttgttgccaaacaattttttttccagcCATAACGAAGGTGACGCTCTTATTCTATAATCTAACCACGGAACTGATTCTTTGCCTTGAGTATGCACAGCATGCCCGCTTTAAAATGAATTCGTTCATAAATCGAATTATAAACtgtttagtcttaaatacttaaaaaactaAATGCCCgggaaaaattcttgaaaactggaaatttttgtaGTCACCCAGCTAATGGAAGTTGAATAACGGGAAAATATACAAACCTTCCTTTTGGATCCCAGCACAAATCTACGACTCCACCGAAATGTCCACTAGGTGCAGGAATAGGGTCCCAATTTGTCGAATCCTTCAAATACCTCCAAATGTGAAACGTCCCTTGATAACCATGAGCTAAAATCGTATGACCTGCAGGTCCGAATTTGCATCCATAAAATCCCAAAGAATTGCCACCAACTTCTCCAACGCGAACGGATTCCATCCAAACCCCATTATCTTTGCTTAATTCCCAGACAACCATGCTTTTATCCAAAGAACAAGATAAGAGTTTCATGGGTTGTGTCCATTTTCCGTCGTTTTCAATCAAAGGATGCCAATTCACACCATAAACCCAGCCTTCATGCCCGCTAAGAATTGACTCTAAAACCACTTCGTACTCTtcatttactttgaaattttctgtttttgatttaatgTCATTAACCGCAGTGTTTTTCCTTTTCACCATGAACTTCCACAAGCGTATTAAACTATCTTGAGATCCACTTGCTAAAAAACAGTTACCGTTATCATCTTGAATGATGTCCATACATGTAATCCAATCTTCATGTCCGATTAAAACCTTCATTTTGACAAAACTACTATCCGCCGAATTTTGGGAAAATAATTGAATCGTGGAATCATCAAAAGCAACTATTAAAAGAGGATTGTTGCTCTGCGGTAGAAAAGATATACAAGCCTGGATTGGTAG carries:
- the LOC117167973 gene encoding elongator complex protein 2-like, producing MTNCFASHVSYISCACNRVPHSADYGKNGLLCYGASNAVQIYDLRTVNNAKVLQTLYHHSDRVNVVRWIKSSLTNFETELISASSDGTAIIWSKVESYYKVTSIININDPLSVCYAIYTSENSKSNLLICTGSINGDFRLWKRDTSKEALLFQTLSFVQKLPIQACISFLPQSNNPLLIVAFDDSTIQLFSQNSADSSFVKMKVLIGHEDWITCMDIIQDDNGNCFLASGSQDSLIRLWKFMVKRKNTAVNDIKSKTENFKVNEEYEVVLESILSGHEGWVYGVNWHPLIENDGKWTQPMKLLSCSLDKSMVVWELSKDNGVWMESVRVGEVGGNSLGFYGCKFGPAGHTILAHGYQGTFHIWRYLKDSTNWDPIPAPSGHFGGVVDLCWDPKGRYQDVYKSKSFVRVKSGGLVVLISHAFQMHLGWKLRILWLCAVE